Sequence from the Actinocatenispora sera genome:
CCGCTGCCTCACCAGCCTGCCACGGCCGGCCTGCCGGCCGGCAGCCGACCGGGGTTGCCCGGCACGACGGGCCGCGGTGGTCTTGCGCACGCCGTACCCGAAGGCGGCGGCCTTGACCAGCGGGCTGCGGGTGGCGCCGGTGACGATCGTGGACACCTCGGCCACGTTGCCGGACACCTGCGCCAGGTGACCGCTGATCACGTCCAACCGGGCCAACTGCGCGTTCACCCCGTCCAGCGAGGTGTGCACCTGCTCGATCGCCGACCCCATGCCGTCCAGGGTGCGCTGCGCGTCGGACAGGATCGGGC
This genomic interval carries:
- a CDS encoding DUF948 domain-containing protein; the protein is MSGTELAALIAALAFLLLVGALLVPILKLRRTVDAATRALTELADRSGPILSDAQRTLDGMGSAIEQVHTSLDGVNAQLARLDVISGHLAQVSGNVAEVSTIVTGATRSPLVKAAAFGYGVRKTTAARRAGQPRSAAGRQAGRGRLVRQRSSGAAAVGRGLIKASAGRGLFRRVSGKRAAVGAGVGERDV